A single genomic interval of Bradyrhizobium sp. sBnM-33 harbors:
- a CDS encoding patatin-like phospholipase family protein, protein MLDSWMGRGQKSSDAQDKVGLGSIRRPVIGLALGGGAARGFAHIGIVRTLVAHGIMPNVVVGTSIGAVVGGAYAAGHLDTLEEWARSLQPRTVLSYLDIRLNGSGLIGGAKLAAQLEAALGQSLIEDLPVKFATVATEVRTGHEIWLTHGPMVDAMRASYALPGIFSPILVGDRWLVDGALVNPVPVSAARALGAEIVIAANLSSDVFAHATTIYSHGPTAGISVSVMPEALPEPEPRKRGIGKFFSAERTMKREFFGGGGRPGISSVMVDAFNIMQDRITRARLAGDPPDLLISPRVGKIGWFDFHRADDLIAHGVRAAERAIDSIQEAIHILAPPQIEAEKALEKPDKE, encoded by the coding sequence GTGTTGGATAGCTGGATGGGCCGTGGCCAAAAAAGCTCCGATGCCCAGGACAAGGTAGGGCTCGGCAGCATCCGCCGGCCGGTGATCGGATTGGCGTTGGGTGGCGGCGCCGCACGCGGCTTTGCCCATATCGGCATCGTCCGGACGCTGGTGGCTCACGGAATCATGCCCAACGTCGTGGTGGGAACGTCGATCGGCGCCGTGGTCGGCGGCGCCTATGCTGCCGGACATCTCGACACGCTGGAGGAATGGGCGCGCAGCCTGCAGCCGCGGACGGTCCTCTCCTATCTCGATATCCGCCTGAACGGCTCCGGCCTGATCGGCGGCGCCAAGTTGGCGGCCCAACTGGAGGCGGCGCTCGGCCAAAGCCTGATCGAGGATCTGCCGGTGAAATTTGCCACCGTCGCGACCGAAGTGCGCACCGGCCACGAAATCTGGCTGACCCATGGCCCGATGGTGGACGCGATGCGCGCCTCCTACGCGCTGCCGGGAATCTTCTCGCCGATCCTGGTTGGCGACCGCTGGCTGGTCGACGGCGCCCTGGTCAATCCGGTGCCGGTATCGGCGGCGCGCGCGCTCGGGGCGGAAATCGTGATCGCTGCCAATCTCTCCAGCGACGTCTTCGCGCACGCCACAACGATCTATTCCCACGGTCCCACGGCCGGCATTTCGGTATCGGTAATGCCGGAAGCGCTGCCCGAACCCGAACCGCGCAAACGCGGCATCGGAAAATTCTTCTCCGCCGAGCGCACGATGAAGCGTGAATTCTTCGGTGGCGGCGGACGGCCGGGCATCTCCTCGGTCATGGTTGATGCCTTCAACATCATGCAGGACCGCATCACCCGTGCTCGGCTTGCCGGCGATCCTCCGGACCTCCTGATCTCGCCCCGCGTCGGCAAGATCGGCTGGTTCGATTTTCATCGCGCTGACGATCTGATCGCCCACGGCGTGAGAGCGGCCGAGCGGGCGATCGACTCGATCCAGGAGGCGATCCATATCCTGGCGCCGCCGCAGATCGAAGCCGAGAAGGCGCTCGAAAAGCCTGACAAGGAATAG
- a CDS encoding GIY-YIG nuclease family protein, which produces MDGPFFVYILASKRRGTLYVGVTNNLGRRMLEHKGKLVPGFTRKYGVDLLVYFEMFDSILEARAREHSMKRWRRAWKVKLIEEFNPDWDDLTAKLNS; this is translated from the coding sequence ATGGACGGCCCGTTTTTCGTCTACATCCTCGCAAGCAAACGGAGGGGGACGCTCTACGTCGGCGTCACCAATAATCTCGGGCGTCGGATGCTGGAGCACAAAGGCAAGCTCGTCCCGGGGTTCACCCGAAAATATGGCGTCGATCTGCTCGTATACTTTGAGATGTTCGATTCGATTCTTGAAGCGCGTGCACGGGAACACTCGATGAAGCGCTGGCGGCGAGCCTGGAAGGTCAAGCTCATCGAGGAGTTCAATCCAGATTGGGATGATTTGACCGCCAAACTGAATTCGTGA
- a CDS encoding rhomboid family intramembrane serine protease: MESQSYSSPVEPPDAPHEPILTLPGALTAYIVLIAAIHVRMLLPVELENWTIDVFGFIPKRYDSTLLSITFPGGAGAKVWTFVTYSLLHANLSHIGFNVLWLLPFGSALARRFGPARFFVFMAVTAAAGALAHLVTHEHAIAPMIGASASVSGAMAAAIRFAFVRGSFLSFRRGDADAAAKVPALSLARALRNPRVVGFLAVWFGVNIIFGLGAISIGTEGASVAWQAHIGGFLAGLMLFSLFDPVPRATPHAADASSPDESSRV; this comes from the coding sequence TTGGAATCCCAGTCTTACTCATCCCCGGTCGAGCCGCCGGACGCCCCGCACGAGCCAATCTTGACGCTACCGGGCGCGCTCACGGCCTATATCGTGCTGATCGCTGCGATTCATGTGCGGATGCTGCTGCCGGTTGAGCTGGAGAACTGGACGATCGACGTCTTCGGCTTCATTCCGAAGCGCTACGACTCCACCTTGCTCAGTATCACCTTTCCCGGCGGAGCCGGCGCCAAGGTATGGACCTTCGTCACCTATTCGCTGCTGCATGCCAATCTCAGCCATATCGGCTTCAACGTGTTGTGGCTGTTGCCGTTCGGCAGCGCGCTGGCGCGCCGGTTTGGTCCTGCCAGATTCTTCGTCTTTATGGCGGTGACGGCCGCGGCGGGCGCACTGGCGCATCTCGTTACCCATGAGCACGCCATCGCGCCGATGATCGGCGCCTCGGCCTCGGTATCCGGCGCCATGGCCGCCGCCATTCGCTTTGCCTTCGTGCGGGGAAGTTTTCTTTCGTTCAGACGGGGCGATGCGGATGCTGCCGCGAAGGTTCCGGCGCTGTCGCTTGCCCGGGCGCTGCGCAACCCTCGCGTGGTCGGATTTCTCGCCGTGTGGTTCGGCGTCAACATCATCTTCGGCCTCGGGGCGATTTCGATTGGCACCGAGGGTGCCAGCGTTGCCTGGCAGGCGCATATCGGCGGATTTCTCGCCGGCCTGATGTTGTTTTCGCTGTTCGATCCGGTGCCGCGTGCGACGCCGCATGCTGCGGATGCTTCATCGCCGGACGAATCTAGCCGCGTCTGA
- a CDS encoding CBS domain-containing protein — translation MTVRAILDTKGHDVLSVEPDAKLSAAIKLLGEKKIGAVLVMNQGRLEGILSERDIVRVLGERGARVCEEPVSEVMTRKVVSCRESDTVAGIMEMMTLGKFRHLPVIEDGKVVGLISIGDVVKRRVQEYEAEQEALRDYIKTA, via the coding sequence ATGACGGTACGTGCAATTCTCGACACCAAAGGTCATGACGTTTTGAGCGTCGAGCCCGACGCCAAGCTTTCGGCTGCGATCAAGCTGCTGGGCGAGAAAAAGATCGGCGCGGTACTGGTGATGAACCAGGGACGCCTCGAGGGCATTCTTTCCGAGCGCGACATTGTCCGCGTGCTGGGGGAGCGCGGAGCCCGGGTGTGTGAGGAGCCGGTCAGCGAGGTCATGACGCGCAAGGTCGTGAGTTGCCGGGAGTCCGACACCGTCGCCGGCATCATGGAAATGATGACGCTCGGTAAGTTCAGGCATCTGCCGGTGATTGAGGACGGCAAGGTGGTTGGCCTGATATCGATCGGCGACGTCGTCAAGCGCCGTGTCCAGGAATATGAGGCCGAGCAGGAAGCGCTGCGCGACTACATCAAGACGGCATGA
- a CDS encoding transglutaminase-like cysteine peptidase yields MLFRGQGKGLAVIAVLLGMSASMCVPAKAGDAVYASLGDTARSPIGWVEFCAENAGECRGGASQPRDIVMSQTAWRDLLRVNKWVNEAIKPITDMDHWGVIEKWSLPADGYGDCEDYVLLKRKMLIDAGWPREALLITVVRDKKGEGHAVLTVKTDKGEFVLDNQNENVLAWTETGYRFVKRQSQSDPNIWVSLGDSRPAVATASSRDR; encoded by the coding sequence ATGTTGTTCAGGGGACAGGGGAAGGGACTGGCGGTGATCGCCGTCCTGTTGGGAATGAGCGCTTCAATGTGCGTCCCGGCGAAAGCCGGCGACGCAGTCTATGCCAGCCTTGGCGATACCGCGCGCTCGCCGATCGGCTGGGTCGAATTCTGCGCCGAGAACGCGGGCGAGTGCCGCGGCGGCGCTTCACAGCCGCGCGACATCGTCATGTCGCAGACGGCGTGGCGCGATCTGCTGCGGGTCAACAAATGGGTCAACGAGGCCATCAAGCCGATCACCGACATGGATCATTGGGGTGTGATCGAAAAGTGGTCGTTGCCGGCGGACGGTTACGGTGACTGCGAGGACTATGTGCTTCTGAAGCGCAAGATGCTGATCGACGCCGGATGGCCGCGCGAGGCGCTGCTGATCACGGTGGTGCGCGACAAGAAGGGCGAAGGCCACGCGGTGCTGACCGTGAAGACCGACAAGGGCGAGTTCGTTCTCGACAACCAGAACGAAAACGTCCTGGCCTGGACCGAGACCGGCTACCGCTTTGTCAAGCGTCAGTCGCAGAGCGACCCGAACATATGGGTCTCGCTCGGTGACAGTCGCCCGGCGGTCGCCACCGCCTCGTCACGCGATCGATAA
- a CDS encoding PAS domain-containing protein — protein MKHPSSREFFAYWDAKRGDARAPDRSEIEPDAVRELLGDIFVLSYDNGAGYPFRVAGTRVCALLGRDLKDTSFSALFAPESRHEVEDIISYVAEEMLAAIAGITATSQDGVTAHLELLLLPFNHRAHAPISLTGLLAPFESDLGTIRDFRVTSWRYLHRPQKLVPRALRKLAIARGFMVYEGLR, from the coding sequence ATGAAACACCCATCGAGCCGCGAGTTCTTCGCCTATTGGGACGCGAAACGCGGCGACGCGCGGGCGCCGGACCGTAGCGAGATCGAACCCGATGCGGTGCGCGAACTGCTCGGCGACATCTTCGTGCTGTCCTACGACAACGGGGCCGGCTATCCGTTTCGTGTCGCGGGGACGCGGGTCTGCGCCCTGCTCGGCCGCGATCTGAAGGACACGAGTTTCTCGGCGCTGTTCGCTCCGGAGAGCCGCCACGAGGTCGAGGACATCATCAGCTATGTCGCCGAAGAAATGCTGGCGGCGATTGCAGGCATCACCGCGACTTCGCAAGATGGCGTAACGGCGCATCTGGAGTTGCTGCTGCTGCCATTCAACCACCGTGCGCATGCGCCGATCAGCCTGACCGGATTGCTGGCGCCGTTCGAAAGCGACCTCGGCACGATCAGGGACTTCAGAGTGACCTCATGGCGCTATCTGCACCGGCCGCAAAAGCTCGTCCCGCGCGCCTTGCGCAAGCTCGCGATCGCGCGCGGCTTCATGGTGTATGAGGGCCTGCGGTAG
- a CDS encoding amino acid ABC transporter permease — protein MSYKLQFAELLPYWNVLLYGLVFTIVLTIVSTVVGIAVGTAGAAARTFGPGWLGRIVAVYVELIRNTPFIVQLFFIFFGLPALGLKLSETTAAFLAMVINLGAYSTEIIRAGIEAVPKGHIEAGLSLAMSKWEVLRHIVLNQAFRKIYPALSSQIIIVMLGSAVVSQISAEDLTYAANYVASRNFRNFEVYLLVALAYLLLAMLTRSLLRALGRVIFKAR, from the coding sequence GTGTCCTATAAGCTGCAATTCGCCGAACTGCTGCCCTACTGGAACGTGCTGCTGTACGGGCTGGTCTTCACGATCGTGCTGACGATCGTGTCGACGGTCGTTGGCATCGCGGTCGGCACCGCGGGCGCCGCAGCGCGCACCTTCGGCCCCGGCTGGCTGGGCCGCATCGTCGCGGTGTACGTCGAATTGATCCGCAACACGCCGTTCATCGTGCAGTTGTTCTTCATCTTCTTCGGCCTGCCGGCGCTCGGGCTGAAACTCAGCGAGACCACCGCCGCCTTCCTCGCCATGGTGATCAATCTCGGCGCCTACTCGACCGAGATCATCCGCGCCGGCATCGAAGCGGTTCCGAAAGGCCATATCGAGGCCGGCCTCAGCCTCGCGATGAGCAAATGGGAGGTGCTGCGCCATATCGTGCTCAACCAGGCATTTCGAAAAATCTACCCGGCGCTTTCGTCGCAGATCATCATTGTGATGCTCGGCTCGGCAGTGGTGTCGCAGATCTCGGCGGAAGACCTCACCTATGCCGCGAACTATGTGGCGTCGCGAAATTTTCGCAACTTCGAGGTCTACCTACTGGTCGCGCTGGCCTACCTCCTGCTGGCGATGCTGACGCGTTCGCTCTTGCGGGCGCTCGGCCGCGTCATCTTCAAGGCGAGGTGA
- a CDS encoding PilZ domain-containing protein → MSFAQKKTTIVPSAEERRRFQRVKVHLLGRYMLPDRREFPCQIINMSPGGLALLAPGIGNVGDRVIAYLDHIGRVEGKITRIIDNGFAMTVGATARKRDKLAAQLTWLANRDILNLPEDRRHDRIVPRNPIALLTLEDGSKMTCRIIDLSLSGAAIAAENRPPLKSLVMLGKVQSRVVRNLEEGFALEFVHEQVAEALEDAVTAR, encoded by the coding sequence ATGTCGTTTGCGCAAAAGAAAACAACCATTGTGCCGTCCGCGGAGGAGCGGCGGCGCTTCCAGCGCGTCAAGGTTCACTTGCTCGGCCGCTACATGCTGCCGGATCGCCGCGAATTTCCTTGCCAGATCATTAATATGTCGCCGGGGGGACTGGCGCTGCTGGCACCTGGCATCGGCAATGTCGGCGACCGCGTGATCGCCTATCTCGACCACATCGGCCGCGTCGAGGGAAAGATCACCCGCATCATCGACAACGGCTTTGCCATGACGGTCGGCGCCACCGCGCGCAAGCGCGACAAGCTCGCCGCCCAGCTCACCTGGCTCGCCAACCGCGATATCCTCAATCTGCCGGAAGACCGCCGCCACGACCGCATCGTGCCACGCAACCCGATTGCGCTGCTGACCCTCGAGGACGGTAGCAAGATGACCTGCCGCATCATCGACCTGTCGCTGTCGGGCGCTGCGATCGCCGCGGAGAACCGCCCGCCCCTGAAGTCGCTGGTCATGCTCGGCAAGGTGCAGTCCCGCGTGGTGCGAAACCTCGAAGAAGGCTTTGCGCTCGAGTTCGTCCACGAGCAAGTCGCCGAGGCGCTCGAAGACGCGGTTACCGCGCGGTAA
- a CDS encoding enoyl-CoA hydratase-related protein, translated as MPGVKRERDGNVSVLTLDEPETLNAMTPDLLGDLATAIGEINDDPQVRALVLTGAGRGFCSGQNLKAAQILGDDIAAGVMKYYWPAFKALRECRVPVVVAVNGVAAGGGFSLAMAGDMIVAARSARFIQVFSRIALVPDLGSTWLLPRLIGRQRALELMMTNEPLSADLAKEWGLVREVFDDAALRDGALGLARRLADGPTRALVATRRLIDESEHASYADQFRREIETQAEIRQSADAVEGRNAFLEKRAAVFTGR; from the coding sequence ATGCCGGGAGTGAAGCGGGAACGCGACGGCAACGTCAGCGTGCTGACGTTGGATGAACCCGAGACCCTGAACGCGATGACGCCCGATTTGCTGGGCGATCTCGCGACAGCCATCGGCGAGATTAACGATGATCCGCAGGTGAGGGCGTTGGTGCTGACGGGCGCCGGGCGTGGCTTCTGCTCGGGCCAGAACCTCAAGGCGGCGCAAATCCTGGGCGACGACATCGCAGCCGGCGTGATGAAGTACTACTGGCCGGCGTTCAAAGCGCTACGCGAATGCCGCGTGCCGGTCGTGGTCGCGGTTAACGGCGTGGCGGCGGGCGGCGGATTCAGCCTTGCGATGGCGGGCGACATGATTGTTGCCGCACGTTCGGCGCGCTTCATTCAGGTGTTCAGCCGCATCGCGCTGGTCCCCGATCTTGGCTCGACCTGGCTGTTGCCACGCCTCATCGGCCGGCAGCGAGCGCTCGAATTGATGATGACCAACGAGCCGCTGTCTGCCGATCTCGCGAAGGAGTGGGGATTGGTCCGCGAAGTGTTCGACGATGCGGCGCTTCGGGACGGGGCGCTTGGGCTGGCGCGCCGGCTCGCTGATGGCCCGACGCGCGCGCTGGTCGCGACGCGCCGCCTGATCGACGAGAGCGAACACGCCAGCTATGCCGATCAATTCCGCCGCGAGATCGAGACGCAGGCAGAGATCCGCCAGAGTGCGGACGCGGTGGAAGGGCGCAACGCTTTCCTCGAGAAACGCGCGGCGGTGTTCACCGGACGCTGA
- a CDS encoding amino acid ABC transporter permease produces the protein MLQFSFWDILSNLLIATQWTIVLSLIAFVCGGIVGLVLLFMRTSRIAPLEWFTKIYIEFFQGTPLLMQLFLFFFGIALFGVEVSPWMAATLALTFWTSAFLTEIWRGCVEAIPKGQWEASSSLALSYIEQMRYVILPQASRIAVAPTVGFSVQVIKGTALASIIGFVELTKAGTMLNNATFRPFLVYSLVALIYFCLCFPLSWWAKKIEGRLNVAR, from the coding sequence ATGCTGCAGTTCAGCTTTTGGGACATCCTCTCCAACCTCTTGATCGCCACGCAGTGGACCATCGTGCTGTCGCTGATTGCGTTCGTTTGCGGCGGCATCGTCGGACTGGTCCTGCTGTTCATGCGCACCTCGCGGATCGCGCCGCTGGAATGGTTCACCAAGATCTACATCGAGTTCTTCCAGGGCACGCCGCTATTGATGCAGTTGTTCCTGTTCTTCTTCGGCATCGCGCTGTTCGGCGTCGAGGTCTCGCCGTGGATGGCCGCGACGCTGGCGCTGACGTTCTGGACGAGCGCGTTCCTGACCGAGATCTGGCGCGGCTGCGTCGAAGCGATCCCGAAGGGCCAGTGGGAGGCCTCGTCCAGCCTCGCCCTTAGCTACATCGAACAGATGCGCTACGTCATCCTGCCACAGGCCTCGCGCATCGCGGTGGCGCCGACCGTCGGGTTTTCGGTGCAGGTGATCAAGGGCACCGCGCTCGCCTCGATCATCGGCTTTGTCGAGCTGACCAAGGCCGGCACCATGCTCAACAACGCGACCTTCCGGCCGTTCCTGGTCTACTCGCTGGTCGCGCTGATCTATTTCTGTCTGTGTTTCCCGCTGTCGTGGTGGGCGAAGAAAATCGAGGGCCGCCTCAATGTCGCTCGTTAG
- a CDS encoding CynX/NimT family MFS transporter, whose amino-acid sequence MSNRWGILAVLFTVRLTMAFQFQSVAAVAPLLGTKFDATLADIGLLIGLYFTPGVALSLPGGAIGKRLGDKATVSGALVLMLIGQVVMVVSESWGWQIAGRLIAGGGGVLLNVLLTKMVTDWFAGREIATAMAIFVNSWPAGIAISLLTLPAIGTAYGVGAAYLSIASLIGLGMLLLVVVYRSPSTAAAAPSAASRLDRNTLFAVIIAGLTWGLFNIGFATIFSFGPTLLVERGWTITAAGSAISIVLWLAALGGTAGGFLADWTKRPQSVLVIGCVVFALLMLVLPRSTAVLPLVIMIGLISALPAGPIMSLPARVLQPQTRAIGMGIFYTVFYAAMMLGPAVAGAIAKWSGSAAAAFDFGTVALLACPVLLWGYNRITSPRPQAA is encoded by the coding sequence TTGAGCAATCGCTGGGGCATTCTGGCCGTTCTGTTCACCGTGCGGCTCACCATGGCGTTCCAGTTTCAGAGCGTCGCTGCGGTTGCGCCGCTGCTCGGCACCAAATTCGATGCCACCCTTGCCGATATCGGACTCCTGATCGGCCTCTATTTCACGCCGGGAGTCGCGCTTTCGCTGCCGGGCGGCGCGATCGGAAAAAGGCTTGGCGACAAGGCCACCGTGTCAGGTGCGCTGGTGCTGATGTTGATCGGCCAGGTGGTCATGGTGGTCTCGGAGTCCTGGGGCTGGCAGATCGCAGGACGGCTGATCGCCGGCGGTGGCGGCGTCTTGCTCAACGTCTTGCTGACGAAAATGGTGACCGACTGGTTCGCCGGCAGGGAAATCGCGACCGCGATGGCCATCTTCGTCAATTCGTGGCCGGCCGGCATCGCCATCTCGCTCTTGACCTTGCCCGCGATTGGCACCGCCTATGGCGTCGGCGCAGCCTATCTTTCGATTGCCTCGCTGATCGGCCTCGGCATGCTGCTTCTTGTTGTGGTCTATCGATCGCCGTCAACTGCTGCAGCCGCGCCTTCGGCCGCCTCACGGCTCGACCGCAACACCCTCTTTGCCGTGATCATCGCCGGTCTGACCTGGGGCCTCTTCAACATCGGGTTCGCGACGATTTTCAGTTTCGGCCCTACCCTGCTGGTCGAACGCGGCTGGACGATCACGGCGGCGGGCTCGGCCATCAGCATCGTGCTGTGGCTCGCGGCGCTCGGCGGAACGGCCGGCGGATTTCTGGCCGATTGGACCAAGCGACCGCAATCGGTGCTTGTCATCGGGTGCGTCGTGTTCGCGCTCTTGATGCTCGTGCTGCCTCGCAGCACGGCAGTGCTTCCCCTCGTAATCATGATAGGCTTGATCAGCGCCCTGCCCGCAGGGCCGATCATGAGCCTGCCCGCACGCGTGTTGCAGCCTCAGACGCGTGCGATCGGGATGGGCATTTTCTATACCGTCTTTTACGCCGCAATGATGCTCGGCCCAGCGGTTGCCGGCGCCATCGCCAAATGGAGCGGCAGCGCCGCGGCGGCATTCGACTTCGGGACGGTGGCCCTGCTTGCCTGTCCAGTATTGTTGTGGGGATACAACCGGATTACCTCGCCGCGACCGCAGGCCGCGTGA
- a CDS encoding amino acid ABC transporter ATP-binding protein, with translation MSLVSIRDVRKSFGPNEVLKGVSLDIAKGDVVAIIGRSGSGKSTLLRCINGLETYQSGSIVADGIEVAGANTNLRELRRHVGMVFQQFNLFPHLTAAENVMLAPTVVNKVSKAEARATAAEVLAKVGLSEKMDAYPSELSGGQQQRVAIARSLAMRPKVLLCDEITSALDPELVNEVLRVVEQLAREGMTLILVTHEMRFARDVGTKLVFMHHGKVHEEGVPKDVFAAPRTPELQQFVGQVG, from the coding sequence ATGTCGCTCGTTAGCATCCGTGACGTCAGGAAGAGTTTTGGCCCGAATGAGGTGCTGAAAGGCGTCTCGCTCGACATCGCCAAGGGCGACGTGGTGGCGATCATCGGCCGCTCCGGCTCCGGCAAGAGCACCCTGCTCCGCTGTATCAATGGGCTGGAGACTTATCAATCCGGCAGCATCGTCGCTGATGGCATCGAGGTCGCCGGCGCCAACACCAATTTGCGCGAACTGCGCCGCCATGTCGGCATGGTATTCCAGCAGTTCAACCTGTTTCCGCATCTGACCGCTGCCGAGAACGTTATGCTGGCGCCCACCGTCGTCAACAAGGTATCGAAGGCCGAAGCCCGCGCCACCGCCGCCGAAGTGCTGGCCAAGGTGGGGCTTTCGGAAAAGATGGACGCCTATCCGAGCGAGCTTTCCGGCGGCCAGCAGCAGCGTGTCGCCATCGCGCGATCGCTGGCGATGCGGCCGAAGGTGTTGCTGTGCGATGAGATCACGTCAGCCCTCGACCCCGAACTGGTCAACGAGGTGCTGCGCGTGGTCGAGCAATTGGCGCGCGAGGGTATGACGCTCATTCTGGTGACGCACGAAATGCGCTTCGCCCGCGACGTCGGCACCAAGCTCGTCTTCATGCACCACGGCAAGGTGCATGAGGAAGGCGTGCCGAAAGACGTCTTCGCCGCCCCGCGAACGCCGGAACTGCAGCAGTTTGTCGGCCAGGTTGGTTGA
- a CDS encoding transporter substrate-binding domain-containing protein — translation MLLKRLMLAAALATAAVATQAHADALDSIMKSKVIKIAVPQDFAPFGSAGLDLKPQGYDIDMANLIGKELGVKTEIIPVTSANRIPYLQTNKADLVISSLGKNEEREKVIDFSIAYAPFFSGVFGTKAIAVASAADLKGKTIGATRGAIEEQALTASAPDATVKRFEDNNATIAAFVSGQVDLIATGNTVAAAIAEKVPARAPALKFVIKDSPCYVGLNKNEPALLAKVNEIITKAKASGEIGKLSEKWLKAPLPPGF, via the coding sequence ATGCTGTTGAAGAGATTGATGCTTGCCGCCGCACTGGCCACTGCCGCGGTGGCGACGCAGGCCCATGCCGACGCCCTCGATTCGATCATGAAGTCCAAGGTGATCAAGATCGCGGTGCCACAGGATTTTGCGCCGTTCGGCTCCGCCGGGCTCGATCTCAAGCCGCAGGGCTACGACATCGACATGGCCAACCTGATCGGAAAGGAACTCGGGGTGAAGACCGAGATCATTCCGGTGACCAGCGCCAACCGCATTCCCTATCTCCAGACCAACAAGGCCGACCTGGTGATTTCCAGCCTCGGCAAGAACGAGGAGCGCGAAAAGGTCATCGACTTCTCGATCGCCTATGCGCCGTTCTTCTCCGGCGTGTTCGGCACCAAGGCAATCGCGGTTGCGAGCGCGGCCGACCTCAAGGGCAAGACCATCGGCGCCACCCGCGGCGCGATCGAGGAGCAGGCGCTGACCGCCTCGGCCCCGGACGCCACCGTCAAGCGCTTCGAGGACAACAACGCGACCATCGCCGCCTTCGTGTCCGGCCAGGTCGACCTGATTGCCACCGGCAACACAGTTGCGGCTGCGATCGCCGAGAAGGTCCCTGCCCGCGCACCGGCGCTGAAATTCGTGATCAAAGACAGCCCCTGCTATGTCGGGCTCAACAAGAACGAGCCGGCGCTGCTCGCCAAGGTCAACGAGATCATCACCAAGGCGAAGGCATCTGGCGAGATCGGAAAACTGTCGGAGAAGTGGCTGAAAGCACCGCTACCGCCCGGCTTCTAA